The Lysinibacillus timonensis nucleotide sequence CCACATGATGCGATTGCGTTTGGATTTTCGATGGTGAAGCCGCCACCCATTAGAGATTGTTTATAATCGATATTTGTTCCCATTAAAATAGGTGCATCTTCTTTCGAGACTAATATTTTAATACCGTGTTGTTCATCTATATAATCGTCTTCGTTTTGATTTTGATCAAAATTCATACCGTATGATAGTCCACTACAGCCACCACCATGAACTGCTACTCGTAAATATGAACCATCTTCTTCATTATGCTTTTGCATTTCCTGAATGCGAAATGCTGCTGCCTCTGTTAAAACAATCACTTTCTTTTCATTTGTCATTCTCGATCACCTTCCTTCTACATATATAATATCAATTTTTTGCTTGTTGATTCAACAAAACTGTCTTTTTAAAAATAGGTATTTAGTAATAACTATTGTTGCGAGATTATTGTTATAATAGTCATATGATTATGCGTCTTAAGGAGTATTCACGATGGAAATTACACCGTTTTATG carries:
- a CDS encoding iron-sulfur cluster assembly accessory protein, producing the protein MTNEKKVIVLTEAAAFRIQEMQKHNEEDGSYLRVAVHGGGCSGLSYGMNFDQNQNEDDYIDEQHGIKILVSKEDAPILMGTNIDYKQSLMGGGFTIENPNAIASCGCGTSFRTAKVEGTPEVCE